In Haloarcula ordinaria, the genomic window TCGACCATCTGTGGCAGCGACGTGAAAATCCTCCACGGCGAGTACGGTGCGACGGAGTACCCCCATATCCCCGGCCACGAGTGGTCGGGCGAGATTGTGGAGGTCGGGGAGGACGTTGTCCGCCTCGAGCCGGGCGACCGCGTCGCCGCCGAACCCCACGTCGGGTGTGGGGAGTGTGCGAGATGCATGGAGGGACTGTACAACCTCTGTGAGCACTACGGCGAGTCGGACCACGGTCACTCGCACATCGGGTTCACCTCGAACGGCGGCCTCGCCGAGTACGTCGCGGTGGACACGCGCGCCCTGCACCTGCTCGGGTCGATGACCTACGACCAGGGGGCGTTCTGTGAAGCGGCCGGCGTCGCGCTCCACGCGATCGAGCGAGCCGGTATCGACGGTGGCGACGACGTCGTCGTCATCGGTCCCGGTGCCATCGGTCATTGCGCGGTGCAGATCGCCCGGCACGGCGGGGCCGACAACGTCATTCTGACGGGTACTCGCGAGGAGCGCCTGGCACCCGCTATCGACTTCGGCGCGGACCACACGGTCAACGTCTACGAAGTCGACGACGTGGTCGACCACGTCACCGAACTGCTCGGCGGGAGCCGACCAGACCTCGTCGTCGAACTGGCCGGCACGGAGACAGCCGCCCGCCAGGCCGTCGAGATGGCCCGCCGCGGTGGCGACGTCGTGCTCGCGGGGTCGACGAGTCCGGGCCGGAAGCTCACGGTCGACCTCCGAGAGATCGTCGTCGGGCACAAGAACATCTTCGGCAGCGTTGCCAACCCCGAGTGGATCTGCGAGCGTGCCCTGTCGATGGTCGAGCGCGGAACCATCGAGACGGACCCGCTGGTCACCCATCGGTTCACACTCTCGGAGTTCACAGATGCCCTCGAAGCGTTCGAAGAACGGGAAGGCGGCGCGTTCCGCGTGATGCTCTACCCCGGGAAAGACGCAGCCGAGATCGAGCGGACGCCGATTCAAGAGTAGGCACCCGCTGGCAGACTGTCATTTTTCACGAGGATTCCGTGCCTCGATACGGTAGTATCCGCCGGTAATAGAGTATCATAGTCGTGAATTATAATATGGTGGGGGGAATGGGATAGGGTACATGGCGGAATCAAGCGCAGAGACTAGTCAAGTAGAACTGCTCAGGCGGATGGAACGGATTCGCCGGTTCGAGACACGCGTCGGTGAACTGTTCGCCGACAACGAACTCCCGGGATTCGTCCACCTCTACATCGGGATGGAAGCCGTCGCTGTGGGGACCTGTGCGCCCCTGCGCAACGACGACTACATCACCAGTACCCACCGAGGTCACGGCCACTGTATCGCGAAAGGGCTGGACTTCGACCCAATGATGGCCGAACTGTACGGCAAGGAGACGGGGTACTGCAAAGGGAAGGGCGGCAGCATGCACATCGCGGACGTCGAGCAGGGGATGCTGGGCGCGAACGGCATCACCGCGTCGTCGACGCCTATCGGCGGCGGCGCCGCGCTGGCCTCACAGATCCGCGGCGAGGACAACGTCGCCGTCTCGTACCTCGGCGACGGCGCGACCGCGCAGGGACCGTACCACGAAGCACTGCACCTCGCGGCGACGTGGGATCTCCCACAGATCTACGTCATCGAGAACAACCACTACGGGGAGATGACGAACACCGAGGTCCAGCACCCGGTCAGCGACCTCGTCAAGCAATCCGACGCCTACGGGATTCCCGGCGTTATCGTCAACGGGCAGGACGTCGAGGAAGTTCGCGATGCCACCGTCGAAGCCATCGAGCGCGCCCGCGCCGGTGACGGCCCGACAGTCATCGAGGCCAAGACCTACCGCTACAAGGGTCACTACGAGGGCGACCCGCAGTGGTACAAGGAGAACGAGGACCTCCCAGAGTGGCGGACCGCCGACCCCGTCGAGACCTACCGCGATACGCTCCTCGACGACGACGTCCTCACCGAAGACGAGTACGACGAACTGACAGCGGAGATAGACGAGGCCCTCGAGGCCGCCGTCGAGTTCGGCAGGGACTCCCCCTACCCGGACGTCGAGGAAGCCTACAACGGGCTGTACGCGGAGGAACTCTAAGATGTCGACACCGATACCGGACGTCGAGACCGAAACAGTAGAACAGAGCGTCACCGAGTCGCTGCGGCAGGCGATGCACGAGGAGATGGAGCGGGACGAGGACGTGTTCCTCCAGGGTATCGACGTGGCCGACCGCGGTGGCTCGTTCAGCGTCTCCGAAGGACTCCTCGACAAGTTCGGCGAGACACGCGTGCGTGACACGCCCATCAGCGAGGCCGCGATCGTCGGCACAGGGCTGGGCGCGGCGGCGGCCGGCCTGCGCCCAGTCGTCGAGATCATGTACTCGGACTTCATGGGCGTCTCGTTCGACCAGATCATGAACAACGTCGGCCTGATGCGGTACATGTTCGGCGGGAAGCTCTCGCTCCCGCTCACCATCCGGACGGTCGACGGTGGCGGGTTCGCGGCAGCCGCACAGCACTCGAAGACGCTCCACTCGCTGGCGATGCATCTGCCGGGTATCCGTGTCGTCTGTGCGTCGACGCCGTACGACGCGAAGGGGCTGCTGAAGTCGTCGATCCGCCACGACGACCCCGTGTTCTTCTTCGAACACGCGAACATCTTCAACCGCAAGGGCGAGGTGCCCACGGAGGAGTACACCCTGCCGCTGGGTGAGGCGGCCGTCGTCCGTCAGGGCTCGGACGTGACCGTGGTCGCGACGCAGGCCATGCTGTACGAGGCCATCGACGCGGCCGAGGAGCTGGAGGGTACCGTCGACGTCGAGATCATCAGCCCCCGGACGCTCGACCCGCTCGACATCGACACCATCTCCGACAGCGTCGACAAGACCGGGCGCGCGCTCGTCGTCGACGAACCGACGCTTAGCGCGAGTGCGCAGTCGGAAATCGTCGCACAGATCAACGAGGCGGCGTTCTGGCGGCTCGATGCGCCCATCAAGCGCCTCGGCGTCGAGAACGTCCCGATCCCGTTCAGCCCGCCGCTGGAACAGGAAGTCATCCCGGACAAGGACGACATCAAGGCAGAGATCGAGTCGCTGGTCTAACGGACACACCCCACGCGGTCCCCGAAGACTGCGCTCACCTCGAAGGACGACGCCTATACCTTTTAGTCCCCCCCTGCCGAAGCGTGCCACATGCGCATCGAAGTGCACACGCACTACCTGCCGGAACCGTTCCGGCGCCGACTCCGCGAGTGGGACATGTCAGTTCGTATCGAAGACCGCGACGGGATGCCGTTCGTCGTCCACACTACGGGTTCGTTCCCGCTGTTCCCCGGGTTCCGCGACCCAGAGGCCCGAGTCGAGTGGATGGACGAGAACGACATCGACTACATGCTCCTCTCACCGTCGACGCCGAACCCCAACGAGGGACCGTTCTCGGTCGAACAGTCGACGGAACTTATCCAATCGATCAACGACGGGTACGCCGATATCCAGGAAGAGTACCCCGACCGCTTTGGCGGGCTCGGCCCGCTGCCGCTCCGGGACCCCGAGGCAGCAGTCGAGGAGCTCGACCGTATCGTCGAGATGGGGCTCAAGGGCGTCATGCTCCCGACGACGGTTCGCGACCGCAAGCTGTCCGACCCCGAACTGACCCCGGTCTTCGATAAGCTCGAGGAGACGGGACTCCCCGTGTTCGTCCACCCAGGGCGCAACCAGTTGAGCCAGCAGCTGGACGACGACGAGTGGATCTTCACGCCGATGACCGTGTTCCCGACCGAGACGACCCACCAGATAGCCCGGCTCATCTTCGACGGGTTCTTCGACCGCCACGACGACCTCGACCTCGTGCTCTCGCACATGGGCGGGGCGCTCACGCACCTCGTCGGCCGACTCGAACGGGGCTACGACCAGTTCCGTTCCGATGACGAGTCGACCCCCGAGCGCCCCATCTCGGAGTACGTCGAGGAGTTCTACTACGACACCATCTCGTTCCACCCACCGGCGATGCAGGCGGCCATCGATACGGTCGGTAGTGACCGCCTCCTGTTCGGGACCGACTACCCGTTCGGGATGGAAAACATCGAGGGCACGCTCGACAGCATCGACGCGCTCGACCTGTCGGCCGACGAGCAGGAGGCCATCATGGGTGGGACTGCAGCGGAACTATTCGACATCTGAACTGACGCAATCGGACCCCCGTGCCGCCTGTCACAATCTTTAATACATGGCCAACTGAGGGTTTTGCATGGTCGAATTATACGACCTCAATCAACCGTGGGGAGCGAACACGTGGCCCTGGCCGTACTTCGACGACCCGGAGGTACAGTCAGTCCACAGGTTCAGCAAAGACGTCAATCATTCACTGAAGATCAACACGGCGATCCACATCGGGACGCACATCGACGCCCCGCTGCACTTCGCCCCGGAAGGGTGGGACATCGCAGAGATGCCCCTCGACCGCCTGTTCGGTACCGGCCTAGTGCTGGACATCTCCGACAAGGTCGACGAGTACAGCGTCATCACGCCCGAGATGTGTAAGGAGGCCGCCGCCGAGGCCGACCTCGAAATCAAGAAAGGCGACATGCTCGTCCTGCACACCGGCTGGAAGGAGTACTTCCAGACCGGCGACAAGGCGAACGAACTCACGTACTTCGCGCGCCACCCTGGCCCGCACAAGGAGTTCACGGACTGGTGGATCGAGATGGACTTCCCGTGGGTCGGCAACGACACACCGGCCATCGAGCACCCGCTCAACACCGCCATCCGAAACTACCGACAGGACCTCGACCTGCCCGGTGAACTCGAGGACGCCCTCGGGGAACCCATTGAGGAGGTACTGCCCGAAGAGGACTGGCTCTACGCGCACAAGAACGCGCTGCCGGAGAACCTCATGATGGTCGAGAACCTCGGCGGGGACATCGACAACCCCGCGATTCTCAACGAACGCGTCCACCTCGGCTCGTTCCCGTGGAAGTGGGACAAAGGCGAGGCGGCGTTCTGTCGCACAGTCGCGTTCAAGGACCTGTAAGGACAGGACCGGAGACGGTTCAGTCGGCCGGCGGACCGCCGGACCACGTTATTTTATTCTCTTCTGGCGGACCGCAGGGAGTCGCGACGCGAACACGAATCCGTACCACTGGCAGTTCCGGCGGGCGATTCGGTGGTAGAGACGCAACGATTATAACCACCTCCAGAGAACGCTCCGCTCATGTCGTGGCGCCAAGCAGTCCGTCAGCGGGCTCTCTCCTCGGAAGGTCGGCGGGTCGTCGGCGTCGTCAGCGGCTCTCACTTCCTGAACCACATGTTTCTGGTCCTCCTGCCGCCGATATTCGGCATCCTCGTGACCGAGTTCGACGCGTCGCTGGCAGAGCTCGGCCTGGCGGTCAGCGTGATGAGCAT contains:
- a CDS encoding zinc-dependent alcohol dehydrogenase, which gives rise to MQAVVFPEPDEIEIREVERPEPGPGEALVRVESSTICGSDVKILHGEYGATEYPHIPGHEWSGEIVEVGEDVVRLEPGDRVAAEPHVGCGECARCMEGLYNLCEHYGESDHGHSHIGFTSNGGLAEYVAVDTRALHLLGSMTYDQGAFCEAAGVALHAIERAGIDGGDDVVVIGPGAIGHCAVQIARHGGADNVILTGTREERLAPAIDFGADHTVNVYEVDDVVDHVTELLGGSRPDLVVELAGTETAARQAVEMARRGGDVVLAGSTSPGRKLTVDLREIVVGHKNIFGSVANPEWICERALSMVERGTIETDPLVTHRFTLSEFTDALEAFEEREGGAFRVMLYPGKDAAEIERTPIQE
- a CDS encoding thiamine pyrophosphate-dependent dehydrogenase E1 component subunit alpha translates to MAESSAETSQVELLRRMERIRRFETRVGELFADNELPGFVHLYIGMEAVAVGTCAPLRNDDYITSTHRGHGHCIAKGLDFDPMMAELYGKETGYCKGKGGSMHIADVEQGMLGANGITASSTPIGGGAALASQIRGEDNVAVSYLGDGATAQGPYHEALHLAATWDLPQIYVIENNHYGEMTNTEVQHPVSDLVKQSDAYGIPGVIVNGQDVEEVRDATVEAIERARAGDGPTVIEAKTYRYKGHYEGDPQWYKENEDLPEWRTADPVETYRDTLLDDDVLTEDEYDELTAEIDEALEAAVEFGRDSPYPDVEEAYNGLYAEEL
- a CDS encoding alpha-ketoacid dehydrogenase subunit beta encodes the protein MSTPIPDVETETVEQSVTESLRQAMHEEMERDEDVFLQGIDVADRGGSFSVSEGLLDKFGETRVRDTPISEAAIVGTGLGAAAAGLRPVVEIMYSDFMGVSFDQIMNNVGLMRYMFGGKLSLPLTIRTVDGGGFAAAAQHSKTLHSLAMHLPGIRVVCASTPYDAKGLLKSSIRHDDPVFFFEHANIFNRKGEVPTEEYTLPLGEAAVVRQGSDVTVVATQAMLYEAIDAAEELEGTVDVEIISPRTLDPLDIDTISDSVDKTGRALVVDEPTLSASAQSEIVAQINEAAFWRLDAPIKRLGVENVPIPFSPPLEQEVIPDKDDIKAEIESLV
- a CDS encoding amidohydrolase family protein, translated to MRIEVHTHYLPEPFRRRLREWDMSVRIEDRDGMPFVVHTTGSFPLFPGFRDPEARVEWMDENDIDYMLLSPSTPNPNEGPFSVEQSTELIQSINDGYADIQEEYPDRFGGLGPLPLRDPEAAVEELDRIVEMGLKGVMLPTTVRDRKLSDPELTPVFDKLEETGLPVFVHPGRNQLSQQLDDDEWIFTPMTVFPTETTHQIARLIFDGFFDRHDDLDLVLSHMGGALTHLVGRLERGYDQFRSDDESTPERPISEYVEEFYYDTISFHPPAMQAAIDTVGSDRLLFGTDYPFGMENIEGTLDSIDALDLSADEQEAIMGGTAAELFDI
- a CDS encoding cyclase family protein; translated protein: MVELYDLNQPWGANTWPWPYFDDPEVQSVHRFSKDVNHSLKINTAIHIGTHIDAPLHFAPEGWDIAEMPLDRLFGTGLVLDISDKVDEYSVITPEMCKEAAAEADLEIKKGDMLVLHTGWKEYFQTGDKANELTYFARHPGPHKEFTDWWIEMDFPWVGNDTPAIEHPLNTAIRNYRQDLDLPGELEDALGEPIEEVLPEEDWLYAHKNALPENLMMVENLGGDIDNPAILNERVHLGSFPWKWDKGEAAFCRTVAFKDL